The Solibacillus sp. FSL W7-1436 DNA segment TAATATAAGCAACACCCATAGGAATAGTAAAATTATTTTCATTACCTACATAGGGAACATTCTGTTTGTTTGAATTCCAATAAGTTATCGGAGTGTAGTTAGTTTGATAAGTTACCCCTTGTTTAACAGGTATGAAATCAGAACTACTATACGTTGCATTAATTACGTAAGTACCGTTCTGTGCGTTATAATAACCGCCAGTTTCAACCGTGCTTTTATTCACTAAGTTTGCATTCTCATTAATTTCAACGTCTTTAATGGTAGCAGGATGTAGCCCTTCATTAGAAATTTTTGGAGTAGTTATACTGTTATCTTCAATTTGTGTGGCTTGGTATACACCACCGCTCACCCAGTCCGAATTATTCCAGTAATACCAATTTCCGTCCGACGAAACCAAGTAAATATTAGAGTTTCCAGAAGGGAATGCGCTTTTCAATGCCGCATAAGTAGGATAAGTTCCTTTTGGCGCACCACTCGCCTGTGCCTTTATTTTCGTATCTAACGTTGTAACATTAGTTTCTACGTATGCCTTATCAGCCTTACTAGTTGCCAGTGTATTTATTTCTTCTTTGTTCGCCTTTTGTGCCAATTGCGTAGCAACATTTTGTAATTCGGAATCGATCTGTGTCAAATCCGTATCAATTTCAGTTTTAAGTGTTTGATATTCTGAATCAATTCTTTGTTTCAATGTAGTGTATTCTGTTCCGTCAACGCCAACACGCGCTTGTGCTGCTTCTGGACTCGAATCTCCCTCTACTACTAATTGATTAACTTGTCCTTGTAAATTACTATTTTTCCGCTCTAATTTTTGAAAGTTTTCATTCAGCTTGTTCCGTTCCTCGCGTGATATAGGACTGTTGATATTATTTAAGTTTGTCACAATCTCACATCCTTTTATTTATATAAAAATCTAAAGTTAAATTTGACACTTTGAACCGTGCCTCCTGTTACTGTAAATGCATTGATTCCAGGTGCTAGGCTCAATAATTTGTGGTTGGTATTTTTAAATACACTCACACCGTTTTTCAACGTTCGCACCCCTTTAATAACTAACGTATCACTGGTGGACAATGCACCGTTATAACGATACGTTTCGCCCGTTGTATTATTAACTAGTTGAATATAACTTGATGCGGTTGCCTTGATTATGATTTCTAATTCATGTTGTCGTGGGTCAATGATGGCATTGCCTACGTTATCAACCGTGAATGAACTTGTAGTAAACTCGTATTGATACGTTTTATCCCAATCCAAACCCATTCCCCAGCCCCATAAATCCGCATCCCATTCTTTAAAGGCTTGCAAATCCATCGTTGTACCAACCGATTCAGCATAATTTTTTAGAGTTACAAACTCCACTGTAAATGATTGCATGTGTGGATGCGGCGGTATCTCAAATTGATCCGCTGTTTTTACCAACCATCGTTTATACGGTTCACGTTTGAAGATGATGTAAAATGGTTCTGTTCGCATAAATAAAGCGTTCAGTTCATCGCGCAGTAAATAATAGTCGTAAATATCCTGTGAGATATACAACAATTCAACTTTGATTGTACGGTTATTTAATTTGCTGTTTGTGATAATATCACTGCTGCCATCCACACTGAATGATTCATGGTTAATTGTTGCGCTCGGTACATAATGAAATAATCTTTTCAAATCATAATCGGCAATATCAAAACGAGTGCCATTTAATAATTCAATTATCATAATGACACCCCTTTTCGTAATCCAGCTAGTGAAGCTGTGTTGTATTGGTTTTGTGATACTAATGGCGTAATTGTCTCGGCGATCACTCGTCCATCCAATACGGATTGTACAATGATCGTTGTCGGCATTCCGTTCGTTCCCATTTGTTCGGCAATGCCCTTACCAATACCGGCTAATGTTTTAGCGTTCAGAGGTAATATTGCTTCGGGTCCGGCTTCGCCTACACCTTGTAACCCGGCATTTGCAGTATTGAAGATTGTCGGTTTGTTGAAGATACCTCCCAATGCATTCCACTTGATTCCCAATTTAGGGACACTCGGAGGATTCAAACCAAAATCACCCGTTAAAGTGAATTTCGGAAGTTTTGGTAACTTAATATCAGGTATTTTTAAGCTCATATTGCTGAAAAATCCCTTAATGTCGTCCACAATACCGCCAATTGTTTCTTTTGCTTGTTTAATTGGATCAGTAATTTTGTTTTTTATTTCAATGAACTTTTTACTTACATCCGATAAGATATTTGATGCAACACTTGACATAGTGTTTTTTACTTCATTCATTTTTGAACGTATAGTCGTTGTCATTTCACCAAATTTGGAACTTGCATTAGATACTAAATTGGCGAATAAATTTATAACGCCAGAAACCATATTGGAAACTTGCGATTTCACGCCACTCGTTAATTCGTTGAATCTACTTGTCGCTTGCGTTTTCAATTCTTGCACCTTCGCAACTGCTCCGCTTGTCAGTTTAGAAAAGAACCCTGTCACATCAGAGGTTAACTTAGAAACTTTGGACGACACTTGATTAGTGAAATTTGATACATTCGTTTGAATTGTTGACCATGTCTTTTTCAACCATCCACTAATTTGATCCCAATTTTTATACAACGCAACCCCTATGGCAATCAACGCGGTTACTGCTGCAATGGCAATGGCCACTGGCGCAGATATACCGGCAATGGCTACCCCAGCACCTTTAATGACAGGTAGCAGTTTAATAAATATCGGAATAAGGTTTCCTATCGCAGAAGCAATCATTCCAGCAACAACTAAAAACGGCCCAATTGCAGCGACTATAGCACCGATGGCAACCGTTACACCTTGCATG contains these protein-coding regions:
- a CDS encoding distal tail protein Dit; protein product: MIIELLNGTRFDIADYDLKRLFHYVPSATINHESFSVDGSSDIITNSKLNNRTIKVELLYISQDIYDYYLLRDELNALFMRTEPFYIIFKREPYKRWLVKTADQFEIPPHPHMQSFTVEFVTLKNYAESVGTTMDLQAFKEWDADLWGWGMGLDWDKTYQYEFTTSSFTVDNVGNAIIDPRQHELEIIIKATASSYIQLVNNTTGETYRYNGALSTSDTLVIKGVRTLKNGVSVFKNTNHKLLSLAPGINAFTVTGGTVQSVKFNFRFLYK